The proteins below are encoded in one region of Lactuca sativa cultivar Salinas chromosome 3, Lsat_Salinas_v11, whole genome shotgun sequence:
- the LOC128132636 gene encoding uncharacterized protein LOC128132636 produces the protein MASLKEILTRRPVAATVRLTIPAGGARPGPPVGPAVGQYKVNLMAFCKDFNARTQKYKSEAPIAATVTVFKDNTFELSVRSPSVTWFLKKAAGIDSGSGRAGHVVASTLTLKHIYEIAKVKQADPYCQYMSLEAISKSIIGTAKSMGIKVEKELD, from the coding sequence ATGGCGTCCCTGAAGGAAATTCTAACGCGTCGGCCAGTGGCGGCGACAGTCCGTCTCACCATCCCAGCCGGCGGAGCAAGACCTGGACCACCGGTAGGTCCGGCTGTAGGTCAGTACAAAGTTAACCTAATGGCGTTCTGCAAGGACTTCAACGCTCGCACACAGAAATACAAATCGGAAGCTCCAATCGCTGCTACTGTGACTGTTTTCAAAGACAATACTTTTGAATTGAGCGTTCGTTCTCCTTCAGTCACCTGGTTTCTAAAAAAAGCCGCCGGAATTGACTCCGGGAGTGGACGTGCAGGTCATGTTGTTGCatcaaccctaaccctaaaacacatctatgaaatCGCAAAGGTGAAGCAAGCAGATCCGTATTGTCAGTACATGTCCTTGGAGGCGATTTCAAAATCAATTATAGGTACAGCTAAATCTATGGGGATTAAGGTTGAAAAGGAGTTGGATTGA
- the LOC128132638 gene encoding uncharacterized protein LOC128132638 translates to MASLKEILTRRPVAATVRLTIPAGGARPGPPVGPAVGQYKVNLMAFCKDFNARTQKYKSEAPIAATVTVFKDNTFELSVRSPSVTWFLKKAAGIDSGSGRAGHVVASTLTLKHIYEIAKVKQADPYCQYMSLEAISKSIIGTAKSMGIKVEKELD, encoded by the coding sequence ATGGCGTCCCTGAAGGAAATTCTAACGCGTCGGCCAGTGGCGGCGACAGTCCGTCTCACCATCCCAGCCGGCGGAGCAAGACCTGGACCACCGGTAGGTCCGGCTGTAGGTCAGTACAAAGTTAACCTAATGGCGTTCTGCAAGGACTTCAACGCTCGCACACAGAAATACAAATCGGAAGCTCCAATCGCTGCTACTGTGACTGTTTTCAAAGACAATACTTTTGAATTGAGCGTTCGTTCTCCTTCAGTCACCTGGTTTCTAAAAAAAGCCGCTGGAATTGACTCCGGGAGTGGACGTGCAGGTCATGTTGTTGCatcaaccctaaccctaaaacacatctatgaaatCGCAAAGGTGAAGCAAGCAGATCCGTATTGTCAGTACATGTCCTTGGAGGCGATTTCAAAATCAATTATAGGTACAGCTAAATCTATGGGGATTAAGGTTGAAAAGGAGTTGGATTGA